A window of the Streptomyces luomodiensis genome harbors these coding sequences:
- a CDS encoding GDSL-type esterase/lipase family protein encodes MHTRTVLTPLGIRHDDPRLRYRGAVSLRRGPGWTAPWRLPHEDAALYLPEGGLGRAAMPSGVRVTLRTDSASLVCRYQADPAPRLNGPEERARLDVLCDGRRAATVELETHGGDAEFRCDGLPGRMATVELWLPFYHQFRLCGVSVDAGATLEREAPGRQPRWVHCGSSISQGRGAASPSRTWTALVARRAGWDLTSLALGAACCLQPMTARLMRDLPADLLTLCVGVNVQALGSHNRDALVSALVGFVRTVREGHPTTPFAVMSTITAPERERVPGPSGMTMRECRAHIRRAVALLRDHGDTRLHYLHGPEVFGPACTRLMLEPEGSDRLHPAAAGHPVLASRFVTALRRARCVP; translated from the coding sequence ATGCACACCCGGACCGTTCTCACCCCGCTCGGCATCCGCCACGACGACCCGCGGCTGCGCTACCGGGGCGCGGTGTCCCTGCGGCGCGGCCCCGGGTGGACCGCGCCCTGGCGGCTGCCGCACGAGGACGCGGCGCTGTACCTCCCTGAGGGCGGGCTGGGCCGGGCCGCGATGCCGTCCGGGGTGCGCGTCACACTGCGCACCGACAGCGCCTCGCTGGTCTGCCGCTACCAGGCCGACCCCGCGCCCAGGCTGAACGGGCCCGAGGAGCGCGCCCGGCTCGATGTGCTGTGCGACGGGCGGCGGGCGGCCACCGTGGAGCTGGAAACCCATGGTGGGGACGCGGAGTTCCGGTGCGACGGTCTGCCGGGGCGGATGGCGACGGTCGAGCTGTGGCTGCCCTTCTACCACCAGTTCCGGCTGTGCGGGGTGTCCGTGGACGCGGGCGCGACCCTGGAGCGCGAGGCCCCCGGGCGGCAACCGCGCTGGGTCCACTGCGGCAGCTCCATCTCGCAGGGGCGTGGCGCGGCCTCCCCCAGCCGGACCTGGACCGCCCTGGTCGCCCGGCGCGCCGGCTGGGACCTCACCTCCCTCGCCCTGGGCGCGGCCTGCTGTCTCCAGCCCATGACGGCGCGGCTGATGCGGGATCTGCCGGCCGATCTCCTCACCCTGTGTGTCGGGGTCAACGTCCAGGCGCTCGGCAGCCACAACCGCGACGCGCTCGTCTCGGCGCTCGTCGGTTTCGTCCGCACCGTGCGCGAGGGCCACCCCACGACGCCGTTCGCCGTGATGTCCACGATCACCGCACCCGAGCGGGAGAGGGTTCCAGGGCCTTCGGGGATGACCATGCGCGAGTGCCGGGCGCACATCCGCCGGGCCGTGGCCCTGCTGCGCGACCACGGGGACACACGGCTGCACTACCTCCACGGTCCCGAGGTGTTCGGGCCGGCCTGTACGCGGCTGATGCTGGAGCCGGAGGGCTCGGACCGGCTGCATCCCGCGGCGGCCGGCCACCCCGTTCTGGCCTCGCGCTTCGTCACGGCCCTGCGCCGGGCCCGCTGCGTGCCGTAG
- a CDS encoding sugar porter family MFS transporter: MHPQPESGTGTTAGLPATADGRTSSAPPSGPAPAGAPDDGRMTWYVYLAIVISTFGGLIFGYDTGVAGGAAGFVADDYGLSSFMEGVVVSTSLFGGMVGAMAGGPLGDRYGRRPVLLLSGLLFTAGALISAFAPGLAVLLAARVVLGAGVGAASVLVPVYIAELAPARIRGALVSGYQLLTTLGIVLAYGVNALFGAGQAWRWSLGLAAVPGLLLAGGVLLVPESPRWLVSRGRLEAARDLLRRVRGRHDVEAELHEIRAVHRQEARAGSGGWRELNASWVRPMVLVGVLVAFFANGCGINLVIYFAPQILQSAGMGSSSSLLATVGLGAVNVVFTVVGMALVDRVGRKPLLLAGAVGMTVTLGALAVVVSVPGLPGANWLSFACLSLYIVMYAVSPGLVAYVVISEIFPLHVRAKATGVATFVIFATNLVIGLTSLPMLDRLGTATTFCLFTAVCVLFVLFCLRMPETKGRTLEELEARFRAAADSRAHARVSRGV; the protein is encoded by the coding sequence ATGCACCCCCAGCCCGAAAGCGGAACCGGCACGACTGCCGGTCTCCCGGCCACGGCCGACGGCCGCACCTCCAGCGCTCCCCCGTCCGGCCCCGCCCCGGCCGGCGCCCCCGACGACGGACGCATGACGTGGTACGTCTACCTCGCAATCGTGATCAGTACGTTCGGCGGGCTCATCTTCGGCTACGACACCGGAGTGGCCGGTGGCGCGGCGGGCTTCGTCGCCGACGACTACGGCCTGTCCAGCTTCATGGAAGGCGTGGTGGTCAGCACCTCCCTCTTCGGCGGGATGGTGGGGGCCATGGCCGGGGGCCCGCTCGGCGACCGTTACGGGCGGCGGCCGGTTCTGCTGCTGTCCGGACTGCTGTTCACCGCCGGGGCCCTGATCTCGGCGTTCGCCCCCGGGCTCGCCGTGCTGCTCGCTGCCCGTGTGGTACTGGGGGCCGGCGTGGGCGCCGCCTCCGTACTGGTGCCCGTGTACATCGCCGAACTGGCCCCCGCCCGCATCCGGGGCGCCCTGGTCTCCGGTTACCAGCTCCTCACCACCCTGGGCATCGTGCTCGCCTACGGCGTCAACGCCCTCTTCGGGGCGGGCCAGGCGTGGCGCTGGTCCCTGGGGCTGGCCGCGGTGCCGGGTCTGCTGCTCGCCGGGGGCGTGCTGCTCGTGCCCGAATCGCCCCGGTGGCTGGTCTCCCGGGGCCGGCTGGAGGCCGCCCGCGATCTGCTGCGCCGCGTACGCGGACGGCACGACGTGGAGGCCGAGCTCCATGAGATCAGGGCCGTGCACCGGCAGGAGGCGCGGGCCGGCTCCGGCGGCTGGCGGGAGCTGAACGCGTCCTGGGTGCGGCCGATGGTGCTGGTGGGCGTGCTGGTCGCGTTCTTCGCCAACGGCTGCGGCATCAACCTGGTCATCTACTTCGCCCCGCAGATCCTCCAGTCCGCCGGGATGGGTTCCAGCTCGTCCCTGCTGGCGACGGTGGGGCTCGGCGCCGTCAATGTCGTCTTCACGGTGGTGGGCATGGCCCTGGTCGACCGGGTGGGCCGCAAACCGCTGCTGCTGGCCGGGGCCGTCGGTATGACGGTCACGCTGGGCGCGCTGGCCGTGGTGGTGTCGGTGCCCGGCCTGCCCGGCGCCAACTGGCTGTCCTTCGCCTGTCTGAGCCTGTACATCGTCATGTACGCCGTCAGTCCGGGCCTGGTCGCCTATGTGGTCATCTCGGAGATCTTCCCCCTGCACGTGCGGGCCAAGGCGACCGGTGTGGCCACCTTCGTCATCTTCGCGACCAACCTGGTGATCGGCCTGACCTCGCTGCCGATGCTCGACCGGCTCGGCACCGCCACCACCTTCTGCCTGTTCACCGCGGTGTGCGTGCTCTTCGTGCTCTTCTGTCTGCGGATGCCGGAGACCAAGGGCCGCACGCTGGAGGAGTTGGAGGCCCGGTTCCGTGCCGCGGCCGACAGCCGGGCCCACGCCCGGGTCTCCCGCGGCGTCTGA
- a CDS encoding DeoR/GlpR family DNA-binding transcription regulator — protein MSESSADRRRAILENVRALGYAGAGELARTFCVDGSTIRRDLAQLERAGLVRRTRGGVLPADPAEAVDTPYDVRRVQHAEAKHVLGQAAAELVEDGQSVIIDNGSTMYQVAQALRRRHRLTVITNDLMVALCMSEHATHQLHMTGGVLLDTVYTLVGPGAVASLRGLHADWAFLGAEAVHPQAGVTNVNVVEIAVKQAMIEAAERVVVVADSSKLGRRSLAPVCGLESVHALITDDRLPPSERTAYGPALRCVPAPADTHR, from the coding sequence GTGTCCGAGTCCTCGGCCGATCGACGCCGGGCCATATTGGAGAACGTGCGTGCCCTGGGGTACGCCGGGGCGGGCGAGCTGGCCCGCACCTTCTGCGTGGACGGCTCGACCATCCGCCGCGACCTGGCCCAGCTCGAACGGGCCGGACTGGTGCGGCGCACCCGCGGCGGCGTGCTGCCGGCCGACCCGGCCGAGGCCGTCGACACCCCCTACGACGTGCGCCGCGTCCAGCACGCGGAGGCCAAACACGTGCTGGGCCAGGCGGCCGCCGAACTCGTCGAGGACGGCCAGTCGGTCATCATCGACAACGGTTCGACGATGTACCAGGTGGCCCAGGCGCTGCGGCGGCGGCACCGCCTCACCGTCATCACCAACGACCTGATGGTCGCGCTGTGCATGTCCGAGCACGCCACCCACCAACTCCACATGACCGGCGGCGTGCTGCTGGACACGGTCTACACGCTGGTGGGTCCGGGCGCCGTGGCCTCGCTGCGCGGACTGCACGCCGACTGGGCCTTCCTGGGCGCGGAGGCGGTGCATCCGCAAGCCGGTGTCACCAACGTCAACGTCGTCGAGATCGCCGTCAAACAGGCGATGATCGAGGCGGCGGAGCGGGTGGTGGTCGTAGCGGACAGCTCCAAGCTCGGCCGCCGGTCACTCGCGCCGGTGTGCGGCCTGGAGAGCGTCCACGCACTCATCACCGACGACCGGCTGCCACCGTCCGAGCGGACCGCGTACGGTCCCGCGCTGCGGTGCGTACCCGCGCCCGCGGACACACACCGGTAG
- a CDS encoding SIS domain-containing protein yields the protein MTDPARSSDGYLADIAAQPDALLRHADSELPATLAGLDLGQYDRIVLTGMGSSLHSFVPVERALAAAGLPVWRIDSGQLLDTPQRITPGTLLWATSQSGRSGEIVALLEALTPATRPRTLVATTDDPTSPLAAAADILVLLHSGPEATVSTKSYLNTLAAHRRVLAALRGADDLAVTEDLRQCAGALRRLLADPPAIADVAKRALSATHPRFALVGTGDDAATALTGALITKEASRVAAEGYVGGAFRHGPLELAGPGLTAVLFGPGDAQDPVLPALAHDLSGTGSTVITVGPRAYPGSELLATPADRGTFGRLAIGIAQVQLLTVALAQTAGNVPGEFRFGRKITDTL from the coding sequence ATGACCGACCCGGCCCGCTCGTCCGACGGCTATCTCGCGGACATCGCCGCGCAGCCCGATGCCCTGCTCAGACACGCGGATTCCGAGCTGCCCGCCACCCTGGCCGGGCTGGACCTCGGACAGTACGACCGCATCGTGCTGACCGGCATGGGCTCGTCGCTCCACTCCTTCGTACCGGTCGAGCGCGCCCTGGCCGCCGCCGGTCTGCCGGTGTGGCGGATCGACTCCGGACAGCTGCTCGACACTCCGCAGCGCATCACGCCCGGCACGCTGCTGTGGGCCACCTCGCAGTCCGGACGCAGCGGCGAAATCGTCGCCCTGCTGGAGGCCCTCACCCCCGCCACCCGGCCCCGCACCCTGGTGGCCACCACGGACGACCCCACCAGCCCACTGGCGGCAGCGGCGGACATCCTGGTACTGCTGCACAGCGGCCCGGAGGCCACCGTCAGCACCAAGAGCTACCTCAACACCCTGGCCGCCCATCGCAGGGTCCTGGCCGCGCTGCGCGGTGCGGACGACCTGGCCGTCACGGAGGACCTGCGCCAGTGCGCGGGGGCGCTGCGCCGCCTGCTCGCCGACCCGCCCGCGATCGCCGACGTCGCCAAGCGGGCACTGTCCGCCACCCACCCCAGGTTCGCCCTGGTCGGAACCGGTGACGACGCGGCCACCGCGCTCACCGGCGCCCTCATCACCAAGGAGGCGAGCCGGGTGGCCGCGGAGGGATACGTCGGCGGCGCCTTCCGGCACGGTCCGCTGGAACTGGCCGGCCCCGGACTGACCGCCGTGCTGTTCGGCCCCGGCGACGCACAGGACCCCGTGCTGCCCGCGCTCGCCCATGACCTCTCCGGGACCGGCTCCACCGTGATCACTGTCGGACCGCGCGCCTACCCGGGCAGCGAGCTTCTGGCCACCCCCGCCGACCGCGGCACGTTCGGCCGGCTGGCGATCGGTATCGCGCAGGTCCAGCTCCTCACGGTGGCGCTCGCGCAGACTGCCGGGAACGTACCGGGGGAGTTCCGGTTCGGTCGCAAGATCACGGACACGCTGTGA
- a CDS encoding ROK family protein: MTGRAAGDAADRARTGADRPGPRTTPAHHPSATASAAPAVGVDLGGTGARLVAWQDGTVLAAADALSADLGTGEVPERVDRLARVISGLLPTGVRPAAVGIGASGPVDVTAGVVHNHDTLPWFSGFPLTEALGERLSVPVVIDNDAVTAALGEHAAGAGQGCDRMLMVTLGTGIGTAMLVDGHPVRGLDGSHPEGGHLPVTDDPARCYCGLTGCWEQAASRSALQRMLATRLGDDPPGRRTLEQGVRAARTDPAIREVFTAYGTLLGRGLAALHALYQPRVTVLGGSAATCLPLFAEGMRRALRRSPEYDVPTDIRPARLGDNAGAVGAAILTHRVPPAGG, encoded by the coding sequence GTGACCGGGCGAGCGGCGGGAGACGCCGCGGACCGCGCGCGCACCGGCGCGGACCGGCCAGGGCCGCGGACCACACCGGCACACCATCCATCGGCCACCGCATCGGCCGCCCCCGCCGTCGGCGTGGACCTCGGCGGCACCGGGGCCCGGCTCGTGGCCTGGCAGGACGGCACGGTGCTGGCGGCGGCCGACGCCCTCTCCGCCGACCTCGGTACCGGAGAGGTGCCCGAGCGCGTCGACCGGCTGGCCCGCGTCATCTCGGGGCTGCTGCCGACCGGCGTCCGCCCGGCCGCCGTGGGCATCGGGGCGAGCGGTCCCGTGGACGTGACCGCGGGTGTCGTGCACAACCACGACACCCTGCCGTGGTTCTCCGGGTTCCCCCTCACCGAAGCCCTCGGCGAGCGTCTGTCGGTCCCCGTCGTCATCGACAACGACGCCGTCACCGCGGCCCTGGGCGAGCACGCCGCCGGTGCGGGCCAGGGCTGCGACCGGATGCTCATGGTCACCCTCGGCACCGGCATCGGCACGGCCATGCTCGTGGACGGACATCCGGTGCGCGGGCTGGACGGCAGCCACCCCGAGGGCGGCCACCTGCCGGTCACCGACGACCCGGCCCGCTGCTACTGCGGCCTGACCGGCTGCTGGGAGCAGGCCGCCTCGCGCAGCGCCCTCCAGCGCATGCTGGCCACCCGGCTCGGCGACGACCCCCCGGGCCGCCGGACCCTGGAGCAGGGCGTGCGGGCAGCCCGCACCGATCCCGCGATACGCGAGGTGTTCACCGCGTACGGCACGCTCCTCGGACGCGGCCTGGCGGCTCTGCACGCCCTGTACCAGCCCCGGGTGACGGTTCTGGGCGGCAGCGCGGCCACCTGCCTGCCGCTGTTCGCAGAAGGCATGCGCCGGGCGCTGCGCCGCTCCCCCGAATACGACGTGCCCACCGACATCCGCCCCGCCCGGCTCGGTGACAACGCCGGCGCGGTCGGCGCGGCCATCCTCACCCACCGCGTCCCGCCCGCGGGCGGGTGA
- a CDS encoding twin-arginine translocase TatA/TatE family subunit, which yields MFGLSELAVILIVVVVVLGIKKLPELVRSAGQATRIFKSETKALKEQDAPSAPAGPGQVVSGTVINRDEPPRS from the coding sequence ATGTTCGGCTTGAGCGAACTCGCCGTGATCCTCATCGTCGTCGTCGTGGTCCTCGGCATCAAGAAACTGCCCGAGCTGGTGCGTTCCGCGGGCCAGGCGACCCGGATCTTCAAGAGCGAGACCAAGGCGCTCAAGGAGCAGGACGCCCCGTCCGCACCGGCCGGTCCGGGACAGGTCGTCTCCGGCACCGTGATCAACCGGGACGAGCCGCCCCGCTCCTGA
- a CDS encoding glutamate synthase subunit beta, translating to MADPKGFLTTPRRLPPLRPVDERVRDWNEVHAPGGLLPIINAQANRCMDCGIPFCHDGCPLGNLIPEWNDLVSRDDWLRASERLHATNNFPEFTGRLCPAPCESACVLAINQPAVTIKNVEVAIADRAWRCGYVTPRPPERLTGRTVAVIGSGPAGLAAAQQLTRAGHTVAVYERDDRVGGLLRYGIPEFKMEKRHLDRRLEQMRAEGTRFRTGVDVGTDVDAAELRARHDAVVIAVGARAWRELPVPGRELAGIHQAMEYLPMANRVREGDYARPPITAEGKHVVIVGGGDTGADCLGTVLRQGAASVTQLDIHSRPGDERPESEPWPTYPKIYRMSAAHEEARELAASPEADVDARVFSATTVRFEGTAPDGERPGGGVRALRLIGSPADGRPGPDTERVLRADLVLLALGFRGPERDSGLFDQLGLELDERGTIARDASFATSVDGVFVAGDAGRGQSLIVWAIAEGRSAAAAVDRYLGGSTTLPAPVGPADLPMTA from the coding sequence ATGGCCGACCCCAAGGGTTTCCTCACCACACCCCGTCGTCTTCCGCCACTCCGTCCGGTGGACGAGCGGGTGCGGGACTGGAACGAGGTCCACGCGCCCGGCGGACTGCTGCCGATCATCAACGCCCAGGCGAACCGCTGCATGGACTGCGGCATCCCGTTCTGCCACGACGGCTGTCCGCTGGGGAACCTCATCCCGGAGTGGAACGACCTGGTCTCCCGGGACGACTGGCTGCGCGCGAGCGAGCGGCTGCACGCGACCAACAACTTCCCCGAGTTCACCGGCCGGCTGTGCCCGGCCCCCTGCGAGAGCGCGTGTGTGCTGGCCATCAACCAGCCGGCGGTCACCATCAAGAACGTCGAGGTGGCCATCGCCGACCGGGCGTGGCGATGCGGATATGTGACCCCCAGGCCACCGGAGCGGCTGACCGGCCGCACCGTCGCCGTCATCGGCTCGGGACCCGCGGGTCTGGCCGCGGCCCAGCAGCTCACCCGCGCGGGCCACACCGTGGCGGTGTACGAGCGGGACGACCGGGTGGGCGGACTGCTCCGCTACGGCATCCCCGAGTTCAAGATGGAGAAGCGCCACCTGGACCGGCGGCTGGAGCAGATGCGCGCGGAGGGCACCAGGTTCCGCACCGGCGTGGACGTCGGCACCGACGTGGACGCCGCCGAGCTCAGGGCGCGCCACGACGCGGTGGTGATCGCGGTGGGGGCGCGAGCCTGGCGCGAACTGCCCGTCCCTGGGCGGGAGTTGGCCGGGATCCATCAGGCGATGGAGTATCTGCCGATGGCCAACCGGGTGCGGGAGGGTGACTACGCCCGGCCACCGATCACCGCCGAGGGCAAGCACGTGGTCATCGTCGGCGGCGGGGACACCGGGGCGGACTGTCTGGGCACCGTACTGCGGCAGGGCGCCGCCTCCGTGACCCAGCTGGACATCCACTCCCGGCCCGGCGACGAACGGCCAGAGAGCGAGCCCTGGCCCACCTATCCCAAGATCTACCGGATGTCCGCCGCCCATGAGGAGGCGCGGGAGCTGGCGGCCTCCCCGGAGGCGGATGTGGACGCCCGGGTCTTCTCCGCGACCACCGTCCGCTTCGAGGGGACGGCACCGGACGGGGAGCGGCCGGGGGGCGGTGTGCGGGCGCTGCGCCTGATCGGGTCCCCTGCCGACGGGCGGCCCGGACCGGACACGGAGCGGGTTCTCCGGGCGGATCTGGTGCTGCTGGCCCTCGGCTTCCGTGGCCCGGAGCGGGACAGCGGACTGTTCGACCAGCTCGGCCTGGAGCTCGACGAGCGCGGCACCATCGCACGTGACGCCTCCTTCGCCACCAGCGTGGACGGGGTGTTCGTGGCGGGCGACGCGGGCCGCGGCCAGTCGCTGATCGTCTGGGCGATCGCCGAGGGCCGCTCCGCCGCGGCCGCCGTGGACCGCTATCTCGGGGGCTCCACCACGCTCCCGGCACCGGTCGGACCGGCCGACCTCCCCATGACCGCCTGA